Proteins found in one bacterium genomic segment:
- a CDS encoding tRNA-binding protein, with amino-acid sequence MTATFDDFMNLDIRVGRVLEATVFEGARKPAYRLRIDFGEEIGIRQSSAQITDAYAPEDLVGRLVMGVVNFPPRRIAGYRSEVLTLGVYSAGGPVILIAPDDSPHVAPGDKLG; translated from the coding sequence ATGACGGCCACGTTCGACGATTTCATGAATCTGGACATCCGAGTCGGCCGTGTGCTGGAGGCGACTGTTTTCGAAGGCGCCCGCAAGCCTGCCTACCGCCTTCGGATCGATTTCGGTGAGGAGATTGGAATCAGGCAGTCCAGTGCCCAGATTACGGACGCCTACGCGCCCGAGGACCTGGTTGGACGCCTCGTCATGGGAGTCGTCAATTTCCCGCCGCGACGGATCGCTGGCTATCGCAGCGAAGTGCTCACGCTTGGGGTCTACAGCGCCGGCGGCCCCGTGATTCTGATCGCCCCGGATGACTCGCCCCACGTGGCGCCAGGAGACAAACTGGGCTGA